A genomic stretch from Falco naumanni isolate bFalNau1 chromosome 8, bFalNau1.pat, whole genome shotgun sequence includes:
- the MREG gene encoding melanoregulin produces the protein MGLGTWLRSLGGCCGCCGGEAAPPEKEPLLSNNNPYTSFGATLARDEEQNLWSTPHDVTHTEADDDRVLYNMIVVRNQLDKDSEEWQKLNYDIYTLRQTRKEVRSRWKHILEDLGFQKEADSLLSVTKLSIISDSQNMGKARDILLKLSEETNIFPTSWELSERYLFVVDRLIALDAADEFFKMASVMYPKRPSGERVDDSQKALQCISVMTP, from the exons ATGGGGCTGGGGACCTGGCTGCGCTCGCTGGGCggctgctgcggctgctgcgGAGGGGAGGCGGCGCCGCCCGAGAAGGAGCCCTTGCTCAG TAACAACAATCCCTACACCTCCTTCGGAGCCACGCTGGCAcgggatgaggagcagaatcTGTGGAGCACCCCACACGACGTGACCCACACAGAAGCGGATGACGACCGGGTGCTGTACAACATGATTGTGGTCAGGAACCAGCTGGACAAGGACTCGGAG GAATGGCAAAAGCTCAACTACGATATTTATACCTTACGGCAGACCCGAAAAGAAGTGAGAAGCAGGTGGAAGCACATTTTGGAGGATTTAG GTTTCCAGAAGGAAGCAGACTCCCTCTTGTCAGTGACCAAACTCAGCATCATCAGTGACTCTCAGAACATGGGCAAAGCCAGGGACATCTTGTTAAAGCTCTCTGAAGAGACAAACATCTTCCCGACCAGCTGGGAGCTTTCTGAGCGCTACCTCTTTGTGGTG GATCGTCTCATAGCTCTGGATGCTGCAGATGAGTTCTTCAAGATGGCCAGCGTGATGTATCCGAAGAGACCCAGCGGGGAAAGAGTGGATGATAGTCAGAAGGCTCTGCAGTGCATCTCTGTCATGACACCCTGA